Proteins encoded within one genomic window of Fusarium musae strain F31 chromosome 4, whole genome shotgun sequence:
- the DOT1 gene encoding Nucleosomal histone H3-Lys79 methylase (EggNog:ENOG41): protein MRLFGGKNNKIKVDPPKIRIEKVVVDRPAQKPKPKSTSALSGSASRSSSSHRPSPKPLARQASHSPYPSSSDEKRLERKRKAPSVTRRSPASDRIEFDKDSDGEDDGWMTLDTKRQRKGTEDGSFVDPNRKLRSVRAFEDRMDSRGFIHAVDVASLEHKCVPVMGAQKEDVAIRLQYPSLQPREKYELVWGKDKIDAVEASIKVVRHVAETYLTEEEAEPFTNPNGGIIRRLEKASNRNIQDLMGFKAALREYNEKLRALVEDGVIAKNLDKMHELPQHLVAFILDQIYDRTVALKVELLSKYENGTDYVYGELLHPFISKILVEQTRMTSGQVFVDLGSGVGNVVLQAALEIGCESWGCEMMENACNLAEEQKKEFDARCMLWGVRPGKVHLERGDFRKNLPIHEALKRADVVLVNNKAFTSQLNDDLVRMFLDLKSGCKIVSLKSFVAEKSNNHNINDVGSTILEVEECTYPEGYVSWTNAGGSYFISTRK from the exons ATGCGTCTCTTCGGCggcaagaacaacaagatcaaggtcgaCCCTCCCAAGATCAGGATCGAAAAGGTTGTCGTCGACCGACCTGCCCAGAAGCCTAAGCCTAAATCCACCTCCGCACTCAGCGGCTCAGCATCgcgctcctcctcttcccacCGTCCCTCGCCGAAGCCACTGGCACGACAGGCTAGTCACTCGCCGTACCCCTCATCCTCCGACGAGAAGCGACTCGAGCGTAAGCGCAAGGCACCCTCCGTCACCCGTCGATCACCAGCAAGCGACCGTATCGAGTTCGACAAAGACAGCGATGGCGAAgacgatggatggatgactCTCGATACCAAGAGACAACGCAAAGGCACCGAAGACGGCAGCTTTGTTGACCCCAACCGCAAACTGAGAAGCGTAAGAGCCTTTGAGGATCGGATGGACAGCCGAGGCTTCATCCATGCCGTAGACGTGGCCTCGCTTGAGCACAAGTGTGTGCCTGTGATGGGCGCACAGAAAGAGGATGTGGCTATCCGACTACAATATCCCAGCTTACAGCCTCGAGAAAA GTATGAGCTAGTATGGGGAAAAGACAAGATCGATGCCGTGGAAGCCAGCATCAAGGTGGTTCGCCACGTAGCCGAAACATACCTCAccgaagaggaagcagagcCTTTCACAAATCCCAATGGTGGCATCATTCGAAGACTGGAAAAGGCCTCCAACCGGAACATCCAGGATTTGATGGGTTTCAAGGCAGCTCTGCGCGAATACAACGAAAAGCTTCGTGCTCTAGTCGAGGACGGTGTAATTGCCAAGAATCTCGATAAGATGCATGAGCTCCCTCAGCACCTTGTGGCTTTCATTCTCGATCAAATTTATGACCGAACAGTGGCTCTCAAAGTGGAACTTCTTTCAAAGTATGAGAACGGAACCGACTATGTCTATGGCGAACTACTCCACCCCTTCATTTCTAAAATCTTGGTAGAGCAGACACGAATGACCTCTGGTCAGGTCttcgttgatcttggctcGGGTGTTGGTAATGTGGTTTTGCAAGCGGCCCTCGAGATCGGTTGTGAGAGTTGGGGTTgcgagatgatggagaacgCCTGCAACCTTGCTGAGGAGCAAAAGAAGGAATTCGATGCCCGATGCATGCTCTGGGGAGTTCGACCTGGCAAGGTTCACCTGGAACGGGGCGATTTCCGCAAGAATTTGCCCATCCATGAGGCCCTCAAGCGCGCAGATGTTGTGCTTGTAAACAACAAGGCCTTCACCTCGCAGCTCAACGACGACTTGGTCCGTATGTTTCTGGATCTTAAATCTGGTTGCAAGATCGTGTCGCTCAAATCCTTTGTTGCGGAAAAAAGCAACAACCACAATATTAACGACGTTGGCAGCACCATCCTGGAGGTGGAAGAGTGCACATACCCTGAGGGTTATGTGAGTTGGACTAATGCAGGAGGATCGTACTTCATTTCGACGCGCAAGTAG